In one window of Venenivibrio stagnispumantis DNA:
- a CDS encoding carbon-nitrogen hydrolase gives MVNVGLIQTKNSSNTKENFEKTVEYIIKAAKDGANIICTQELFKSLYFCQTEDWENFKLAEEINPENQTIKILSEIAKQYKVVIIASLFEKRTAGIYHNTAVVIDADGEYLGKYRKMHIPDDPHFYEKFYFTPGDLGYKTFKTKYADIGVLICWDQWYPEAARLTALSGAKIIFYPTAIGWLPSEKEQFGKSQYNAWETVQKGHAVANGVYVVAVNRTGFEESPDKNEGIQFWGQSFVANPYGEIIKKASEDKEEILVVPVDLDMIEEVRTVWPFFRDRRIDSYQDITKRFID, from the coding sequence TTGGTAAATGTAGGATTGATACAGACAAAAAATAGTAGCAATACAAAAGAAAATTTTGAAAAAACTGTTGAATATATAATAAAAGCAGCGAAAGATGGTGCAAATATAATATGCACCCAAGAACTTTTTAAATCTTTATATTTTTGCCAAACAGAAGATTGGGAAAATTTTAAATTGGCAGAAGAAATAAATCCTGAAAATCAAACAATAAAAATATTATCAGAGATTGCAAAACAATATAAAGTGGTAATAATTGCTTCATTATTTGAAAAAAGAACAGCCGGAATTTATCATAATACAGCAGTGGTTATTGATGCAGATGGAGAATATCTCGGGAAATACAGAAAAATGCATATTCCGGATGACCCACATTTTTATGAAAAATTTTATTTTACACCGGGAGATTTAGGATATAAAACATTTAAAACAAAATATGCAGATATTGGAGTTTTGATTTGCTGGGACCAATGGTATCCGGAAGCAGCAAGATTAACGGCTTTATCAGGAGCTAAAATAATTTTTTACCCAACTGCAATAGGATGGCTACCTTCAGAAAAAGAGCAGTTTGGAAAATCCCAGTATAATGCTTGGGAAACAGTCCAGAAAGGGCATGCAGTAGCAAATGGTGTTTATGTTGTGGCAGTAAATAGAACAGGATTTGAGGAATCACCGGATAAAAATGAAGGAATACAATTTTGGGGACAGAGCTTTGTTGCAAACCCTTACGGAGAAATTATAAAAAAAGCATCGGAAGACAAAGAAGAGATATTAGTTGTTCCGGTAGATTTAGATATGATAGAAGAAGTAAGAACGGTATGGCCATTTTTTAGAGATAGAAGAATAGATAGCTATCAAGATATAACAAAAAGATTTATAGATTAA
- a CDS encoding bacterio-opsin activator, with the protein MVILQPVNVDVETLVLRVFLKSIDLIGGLQKLAEYKTLTWLPSLARASFAVVLREEYLKTEEEIADFVGLTKQTVRNILRADPNLAIEKIKRIEELTEEEKKELKVHTAGGLAKLAYKLVKEGHEESKLLLEYAGIVATALDIPWAYLLLKRIKGTDFPINSKDDIIQKVADIKIKGRDASEVLAEIEYPVKNPAELLHKIKENLKMHGVE; encoded by the coding sequence ATGGTGATTTTACAACCGGTCAATGTAGATGTTGAAACTTTGGTTCTTAGAGTATTTTTAAAATCTATTGATTTAATTGGAGGGCTTCAAAAATTAGCAGAGTATAAGACTTTAACATGGCTTCCATCTCTTGCCAGAGCTTCATTTGCAGTAGTTTTAAGAGAAGAATATCTTAAAACAGAAGAAGAGATTGCAGATTTTGTAGGTCTCACAAAACAAACAGTAAGAAATATATTAAGAGCTGACCCTAATTTAGCCATTGAAAAAATTAAAAGAATAGAAGAACTTACAGAAGAAGAAAAAAAAGAATTAAAAGTTCATACAGCAGGTGGTTTGGCTAAATTGGCTTACAAACTTGTAAAAGAAGGCCATGAAGAATCAAAACTTTTACTAGAATATGCCGGTATTGTAGCAACAGCTCTTGATATTCCTTGGGCATATCTATTATTAAAAAGAATTAAAGGAACAGATTTTCCTATTAACTCTAAGGATGATATTATTCAAAAGGTTGCAGATATCAAAATAAAAGGTAGAGATGCATCAGAAGTTTTAGCAGAGATAGAATATCCTGTTAAAAACCCTGCAGAGCTTTTACATAAAATAAAAGAAAATTTAAAAATGCACGGGGTAGAGTAA
- the thiL gene encoding thiamine-phosphate kinase, with amino-acid sequence MKIGDIGEFGLIDRLSSIIKTDDKDVIVGIGDDTACVNINGKLILFTVDIQVENTHFIKDKINPEYLGWKLATTNVSDIVACGGVPRWSLISFTASKDTDLSFIEAVYKGIKEAIDYYKFSVIGGNISSSDKLAFDMFFVGETERFVGRDTAKVGDFVYLSAPVGLSRAGLELILNKQDIKEDFEEKLILNHYKPVARIDLKDTILKYANSCIDISDGLVQDLYHISEKSNVKIVLQKDKLPIDQSLLEFCNKYNKDIYDYILYGGEDYQIVLTSDKELNNMLKIGYIEEGSGVYLDNTKLPKKGFNHF; translated from the coding sequence TTGAAGATTGGAGATATTGGAGAGTTTGGATTAATAGATAGGTTATCTTCTATTATAAAGACAGATGATAAAGATGTTATTGTAGGAATAGGAGATGATACTGCCTGTGTTAATATTAACGGGAAGCTAATATTATTTACTGTTGATATTCAGGTAGAAAATACCCATTTTATTAAAGATAAAATAAATCCGGAATATCTTGGTTGGAAGCTTGCAACAACAAACGTTAGCGATATAGTAGCCTGTGGTGGCGTTCCAAGATGGAGTTTAATATCATTTACAGCATCAAAAGATACAGATTTATCATTTATAGAAGCCGTTTATAAAGGAATAAAAGAAGCAATAGATTATTATAAATTTTCCGTAATTGGTGGAAATATCTCTTCTTCAGATAAGCTTGCTTTTGATATGTTTTTTGTAGGAGAAACGGAAAGATTTGTCGGAAGGGATACTGCAAAAGTTGGTGATTTTGTTTATTTATCTGCACCTGTTGGATTATCAAGGGCAGGTTTAGAGCTTATATTAAATAAACAAGATATTAAAGAAGATTTTGAAGAAAAACTGATTTTAAACCATTATAAACCGGTAGCAAGGATAGATTTAAAAGATACAATTTTAAAATATGCCAATAGCTGTATAGATATTAGCGATGGACTTGTGCAAGATTTATACCATATTTCCGAAAAAAGTAATGTAAAAATAGTTTTGCAAAAAGATAAATTACCGATAGACCAATCTCTTCTTGAATTTTGTAATAAATACAATAAGGATATTTATGATTATATACTTTATGGCGGGGAAGATTACCAAATAGTTTTAACATCAGATAAAGAGTTAAATAATATGCTTAAAATAGGATATATAGAAGAAGGAAGCGGTGTTTATTTAGATAACACCAAACTTCCCAAGAAAGGATTTAACCATTTTTAA
- a CDS encoding helix-turn-helix domain-containing protein codes for MNLKEWLEENKYDTERIYYGLLLDLSYYLKEFMIEKGLNKKQLAEKMGVSPAYITKIFSGQNISLKTVSKILSALEIDAGIKLINREKEQINSKKERENLELKQKSKKTLEIVK; via the coding sequence ATGAATTTGAAAGAATGGTTGGAAGAAAATAAATATGATACTGAACGTATTTATTATGGATTATTATTAGACCTGTCCTACTATCTAAAAGAGTTTATGATTGAAAAAGGATTAAATAAAAAACAATTAGCAGAAAAAATGGGAGTTTCTCCGGCTTATATTACAAAGATTTTTAGCGGTCAAAACATCTCTCTAAAAACAGTATCTAAAATATTATCTGCTTTAGAAATAGATGCCGGCATAAAATTAATTAATAGAGAAAAAGAACAAATAAACTCCAAGAAGGAACGAGAAAATTTAGAGTTAAAGCAAAAAAGTAAAAAAACGTTAGAAATTGTTAAATAA
- a CDS encoding lytic transglycosylase domain-containing protein gives MARLLLILNIILVISSFSFAGYVCIETEEGAKSCYTVREYKPENGKKVKKTNYSTKNNSNTTNITNINSMQLNECFLSAANRYNIPVALLYAIAKVESGFRPYVININSNGKSIKVINPSNYEEAVKTLEYLYNSGYNFDVGIGQINIWNIKRLRLNYADLLDPCKNIHVSAYILKENVDRYGLTWDAIWRYNGRKDYAFKVYKALLQIGAFAKR, from the coding sequence ATGGCAAGGTTATTATTAATATTAAACATCATACTTGTCATCTCTTCTTTTTCTTTTGCCGGTTATGTATGTATAGAGACAGAAGAAGGTGCTAAAAGCTGTTATACCGTAAGAGAATATAAACCTGAGAATGGAAAAAAAGTAAAAAAGACAAACTATTCTACAAAAAATAATAGTAATACTACAAATATAACCAACATAAATTCAATGCAATTAAATGAATGCTTTTTATCAGCAGCTAATAGATATAATATTCCGGTAGCTTTACTTTATGCAATAGCAAAAGTAGAAAGCGGATTTAGACCTTATGTTATAAATATAAACTCAAATGGAAAATCAATAAAAGTTATAAATCCTTCAAATTATGAAGAAGCAGTAAAAACCTTAGAATATCTATATAATAGCGGATATAATTTTGATGTTGGGATAGGACAGATAAATATATGGAATATAAAAAGACTTAGATTAAATTATGCAGATTTATTAGACCCTTGTAAAAATATACATGTTTCTGCTTATATTCTTAAAGAAAATGTAGATAGATACGGACTTACTTGGGATGCCATATGGAGATATAACGGCAGAAAAGATTATGCCTTCAAAGTTTATAAAGCTCTCTTACAAATTGGTGCATTCGCAAAAAGATAA
- a CDS encoding Ppx/GppA phosphatase family protein — protein MNKVAVIDIGTYSTRMLIASYQLKETLEESIKTIKDILSLGKITSLGKKVQETGYIQQESMLETLTVLKEYVMMAKEYKVENIIASATQACRIAKNASEFLLKVKSLGIDVSVISGEEEAKLSFLATAYGVMPESSFVVIDQGGGSTEFAYGKKEDEKYKLIKAISFPFGIVNLTEKYIKSDPPKEEEINQMRKYLKEQIKIAYQDMKDTKEIIGLGGTITTVMALEKHIYPYDSSKIHNQILTFEAIDRWLNKLSKMTIQERKAIPMIEDKRAEAIISGIVIFHTAMQIFNADKIKISEYGLRHGRLIKYIADKLNLDLGV, from the coding sequence ATGAATAAAGTAGCAGTTATAGATATAGGAACATATTCAACCAGAATGCTTATAGCATCTTACCAGCTTAAAGAAACCTTAGAAGAAAGTATAAAAACAATAAAAGATATTTTATCTCTTGGAAAAATAACATCTCTTGGAAAAAAAGTTCAGGAAACCGGATATATCCAGCAAGAATCAATGCTTGAAACACTTACAGTTTTAAAAGAGTATGTTATGATGGCCAAAGAGTATAAAGTAGAAAATATAATAGCCTCTGCAACCCAAGCTTGCAGAATAGCAAAAAATGCTTCAGAATTTTTACTTAAAGTAAAATCTCTTGGAATAGATGTATCCGTAATATCCGGTGAAGAAGAAGCAAAATTATCATTTTTGGCCACGGCCTATGGGGTTATGCCTGAAAGCTCTTTCGTAGTAATAGACCAAGGGGGCGGAAGCACAGAATTTGCCTATGGTAAAAAAGAAGATGAAAAATATAAACTAATAAAAGCAATATCTTTTCCTTTTGGAATAGTTAATCTAACGGAAAAATATATAAAATCAGACCCACCAAAAGAAGAAGAAATAAACCAAATGAGAAAATATCTCAAAGAACAAATAAAAATAGCATACCAAGATATGAAGGATACAAAAGAAATAATAGGGCTTGGTGGAACTATAACAACAGTTATGGCTCTTGAAAAACATATATATCCTTATGATTCTTCCAAAATTCATAACCAGATACTTACATTTGAAGCAATAGACAGATGGCTTAATAAATTATCAAAAATGACAATCCAAGAAAGAAAAGCTATTCCAATGATAGAAGATAAAAGAGCAGAAGCAATAATATCCGGAATAGTTATATTCCATACAGCAATGCAGATATTTAATGCAGATAAAATAAAAATCAGTGAATATGGTTTAAGACATGGAAGATTAATTAAATATATTGCAGATAAGTTAAATTTAGATTTAGGAGTTTAG
- the metE gene encoding 5-methyltetrahydropteroyltriglutamate--homocysteine S-methyltransferase → MPIKTTVFDYPKIGPNRELKKAVESYWKKEISKEELYKQAENINLGRINTIKNAGIDIIPSNDFSLYDFILDLSTMFNVIPERFKNIEDGLDRYFAMARGSKDAVACEMTKWFDTNYHYIVPELTGNFKLLKNRPLESYKDIKEKLNIETKPVLVGPFTYIYLGKVYERKEGSLLMHMVKANESIKFKPFLFEIASIYNELLSELEEAGVKEVQLDEPALVLDLTEEETNALIEAYQIVMHNIKNLKVYVQTYYESLSNYEKIVNELPVSGIGLDFVVNDENLENIRKYGFPKGKTLIAGIVSGRDPWKTDYKKAVSLVKELINIVGEDNLIISNAAPLFHLPVSLEPEKGHLPENLIKLLSFANERLEELTTIRDIINNNKEIPEQNLQELRDSFKNEEVRKAISNIDESKIGRKEDFKTRYKKQIQLLGLPRFPTTTIGSFPQTQEVRKKRADYRAGRITKEEYEEFIKKQIEYVIKLQEELELDVLVHGEFERTDMVEFFGEKMNGFAFTKNGWVQSYGSRCVRPPIIYSDVSRPEPMTVKEITYAQSLTNKPVKGMLTGPVTILNWSFYRKDIPKKEIAYQIALALKEEVLDLEKAGIKIIQIDEPAFREGLPLKKAKQKEYLDWAVKAFKLSNDTVKEETQIHTHMCYSEFNEIIEYIYAMDADVISIEASRSKGEILEAFEKFNYDHGIGLGVYDIHSPRIPSVEEMLEIAERSVKVIDKNLIWINPDCGLKTRGYEETIPALKNMVQVAKIMREKYGKNYDW, encoded by the coding sequence ATGCCAATTAAAACAACGGTTTTTGATTATCCGAAAATAGGGCCAAACAGAGAACTAAAAAAAGCAGTAGAAAGCTACTGGAAAAAAGAGATTTCTAAAGAAGAATTATATAAACAGGCAGAAAATATAAATCTTGGAAGAATAAACACAATAAAAAATGCCGGAATAGATATAATTCCTTCAAATGATTTTTCTTTATATGATTTTATTTTAGATTTATCAACAATGTTTAATGTAATCCCTGAAAGATTTAAAAATATAGAAGATGGTTTGGATAGATATTTTGCAATGGCAAGAGGCAGTAAAGATGCAGTAGCCTGTGAAATGACAAAATGGTTTGATACAAATTATCATTATATTGTTCCTGAACTTACAGGCAATTTTAAATTGTTAAAAAATAGACCTCTTGAATCATACAAAGATATAAAAGAAAAATTAAATATTGAAACAAAACCTGTTCTTGTAGGGCCTTTTACCTATATATATCTTGGAAAAGTTTATGAAAGAAAAGAAGGCTCATTACTTATGCATATGGTAAAAGCAAATGAAAGTATCAAATTTAAACCATTTTTATTTGAAATAGCTTCTATATATAATGAGCTCTTATCAGAGCTTGAAGAAGCCGGAGTAAAAGAAGTTCAGCTTGATGAGCCTGCACTTGTTTTAGATTTAACAGAAGAAGAAACAAATGCATTAATAGAAGCTTACCAAATAGTGATGCATAATATTAAAAATCTAAAAGTTTATGTTCAAACATATTATGAATCTTTATCTAACTATGAAAAAATAGTAAATGAACTTCCGGTATCCGGTATAGGACTTGATTTTGTTGTAAATGATGAAAATCTGGAAAATATAAGAAAATATGGATTTCCAAAAGGTAAAACCTTAATTGCAGGAATTGTATCCGGAAGAGACCCTTGGAAAACAGATTATAAAAAAGCAGTATCCCTTGTAAAAGAGCTTATAAATATAGTAGGAGAAGATAATTTAATCATATCAAATGCAGCCCCATTATTCCATCTTCCTGTATCCTTAGAGCCTGAAAAAGGACATCTTCCAGAAAATCTCATTAAATTATTATCTTTTGCTAATGAAAGACTTGAAGAATTAACTACAATAAGAGATATAATCAATAATAATAAAGAAATACCGGAGCAAAATTTACAAGAGCTTAGAGATAGCTTTAAAAATGAAGAAGTTAGAAAAGCTATATCAAATATAGATGAAAGTAAGATAGGAAGAAAAGAAGATTTCAAAACAAGATATAAAAAACAGATACAGCTTCTTGGTCTTCCAAGATTTCCAACCACAACAATAGGTAGTTTTCCTCAAACTCAAGAAGTTAGAAAGAAAAGGGCAGATTACAGAGCCGGAAGAATTACAAAAGAAGAGTATGAAGAATTTATTAAAAAACAGATAGAATATGTAATAAAATTACAGGAAGAGCTTGAGCTTGATGTATTGGTGCATGGAGAGTTTGAAAGAACAGATATGGTTGAGTTTTTCGGAGAAAAGATGAATGGCTTTGCATTTACAAAAAATGGATGGGTTCAATCTTATGGTTCAAGATGTGTAAGACCACCTATAATATATTCCGATGTATCAAGACCAGAGCCAATGACTGTAAAAGAAATTACTTATGCCCAATCTTTAACAAACAAACCTGTGAAAGGAATGTTAACAGGTCCGGTTACTATACTAAACTGGTCTTTTTACAGAAAAGATATTCCGAAGAAAGAAATAGCATATCAAATAGCATTGGCTCTAAAAGAAGAAGTATTAGATTTAGAAAAAGCAGGAATTAAGATTATTCAGATAGATGAACCGGCATTTAGAGAAGGATTACCTCTCAAAAAAGCAAAACAAAAAGAGTATTTAGATTGGGCAGTAAAAGCATTTAAATTATCAAATGATACAGTTAAGGAAGAAACCCAGATACATACCCATATGTGCTACTCAGAATTTAACGAGATTATAGAATATATTTATGCAATGGATGCAGATGTTATATCAATAGAAGCATCAAGAAGTAAAGGGGAAATATTAGAAGCCTTTGAAAAATTCAATTATGACCACGGCATAGGTCTTGGTGTTTATGATATTCACTCTCCAAGAATACCTTCAGTTGAAGAAATGCTTGAAATTGCCGAAAGGTCTGTAAAGGTTATAGATAAAAATCTAATCTGGATAAATCCGGATTGTGGATTAAAAACAAGAGGATATGAAGAAACAATACCAGCACTTAAAAATATGGTTCAAGTTGCAAAAATTATGAGGGAAAAATACGGCAAAAATTACGATTGGTAA
- a CDS encoding agmatine deiminase family protein, with amino-acid sequence MLRMPAEWEKHRGTWLSYPHNPDTFFEKIDNVREKYVEMIYWVSKGEEVHINVNDEEMENDLKRRLQKYPDLDKNKIFIHKFPTNDAWCRDHGAIFVKDENNNLIALDFKFNAWGNKYPHDLDDQIPQKMAEYLKIPSIKIDMVLEGGSIDVNGEGLLLTTESCLLNPNRNPNLSKEEIEQNLKKYLGVEKILWLKDGIVGDDTDGHVDDITRFVDKDTVITIVEENKNDENYEPLKENLQRLKSFKEIKNIITLPMPEPVYYKGDRLPASYANFYISNYAVIVPIFNCQQDKIALQTLQSIFKDRKVIGIEANDIVVGLGTFHCLTQQIPA; translated from the coding sequence ATGCTTAGAATGCCGGCAGAATGGGAAAAACATAGAGGAACTTGGCTTTCTTATCCTCATAATCCGGATACATTTTTTGAAAAAATAGATAATGTAAGAGAAAAATATGTAGAAATGATTTATTGGGTATCAAAAGGAGAAGAAGTTCATATAAATGTTAATGATGAAGAGATGGAAAATGATTTAAAAAGAAGATTACAAAAATATCCGGATTTAGATAAAAATAAAATATTTATACATAAATTTCCTACAAATGATGCATGGTGTAGAGACCACGGAGCAATCTTTGTAAAAGATGAAAATAATAATCTTATTGCCCTTGATTTTAAATTTAATGCTTGGGGAAATAAATATCCCCATGATTTAGATGACCAAATACCTCAAAAAATGGCAGAATATCTAAAAATACCTTCCATAAAAATAGATATGGTTTTAGAAGGTGGCTCAATAGATGTAAATGGAGAAGGATTACTTCTTACAACAGAAAGCTGTCTTTTAAATCCAAACAGAAATCCTAATTTATCAAAAGAAGAGATAGAGCAAAATCTTAAAAAATATTTAGGTGTAGAAAAGATTTTATGGCTAAAAGATGGTATTGTAGGCGACGATACAGACGGACATGTTGATGATATTACAAGATTTGTAGATAAAGACACAGTAATAACCATAGTAGAAGAAAATAAAAATGATGAAAATTATGAGCCACTTAAAGAAAATCTGCAAAGATTAAAATCTTTCAAAGAAATAAAAAATATAATAACATTACCTATGCCAGAGCCGGTTTATTATAAAGGAGATAGGCTTCCGGCAAGCTATGCAAATTTTTATATATCAAATTATGCAGTTATTGTGCCTATATTTAATTGCCAGCAAGATAAAATAGCTTTACAAACCCTTCAATCAATATTTAAAGATAGGAAAGTTATTGGTATAGAAGCAAATGATATAGTAGTAGGACTTGGAACTTTTCATTGTTTAACACAGCAAATTCCGGCATAA
- a CDS encoding AAA family ATPase, translating to MLDLKLKLKNFLSIREADLRSKNNITILIAPNRAGKTQIMLLLYSIFWSYWKISKENLEKNNKDFENILKRKIKDVFLLKNIDELKAWDKKTYNIELNSQYTTISFFGEPFKLQEFSIEDFKFFEFLQISPLYMQLSGLGDYYKGIYSLKKYYPHWKLISEAITDLLSDLFIISSEKVETNIEKENQELLNLFEKLFNSKFYIQDERIYIQEKGKKYGIEKTASGLKALSLYYLILKYNLMGNILFIDEPEVNLHPIYIDKLAEFLYKLSKGRKLFIATHSDYLIESFNKLISKNNFKIDVWEGVLKEDGAVYSCYEADKDNLIDNSPLTEVYLNILKEGFGYE from the coding sequence ATGTTAGATTTAAAGCTTAAACTAAAAAACTTTTTATCAATAAGAGAGGCAGATTTAAGAAGTAAAAATAATATAACCATTTTAATTGCACCAAACAGAGCCGGTAAAACACAAATAATGCTTTTACTTTATTCTATTTTTTGGAGCTATTGGAAGATTTCTAAAGAAAATTTAGAAAAAAATAATAAAGATTTTGAGAATATATTAAAAAGAAAAATAAAAGATGTATTTTTATTAAAAAATATAGATGAACTTAAAGCTTGGGACAAAAAAACATATAACATAGAATTAAATTCTCAATATACAACCATCTCTTTTTTTGGAGAACCTTTCAAATTACAAGAATTTAGTATCGAAGATTTTAAATTTTTTGAATTTTTACAAATAAGCCCTTTATATATGCAACTATCCGGATTGGGAGATTACTATAAAGGTATATACTCTTTAAAAAAATACTATCCTCACTGGAAACTGATTTCAGAGGCTATAACCGATTTACTTTCAGATTTATTTATAATTTCTTCTGAAAAGGTAGAAACTAATATAGAGAAAGAAAATCAAGAACTTTTAAATTTATTTGAAAAACTTTTTAACTCAAAATTTTACATACAGGATGAAAGAATATATATACAGGAAAAAGGTAAAAAATATGGAATTGAAAAAACAGCTTCAGGTTTAAAAGCTTTAAGCTTGTATTATTTGATTTTAAAATACAATCTTATGGGAAATATATTATTCATTGATGAACCAGAAGTAAACCTTCACCCGATTTATATAGACAAATTGGCTGAGTTTTTATATAAACTGTCTAAAGGAAGAAAATTATTTATAGCGACTCATTCAGACTATTTAATAGAAAGTTTTAACAAACTTATCTCTAAAAACAATTTTAAAATTGATGTTTGGGAAGGAGTTTTAAAAGAAGATGGAGCTGTCTATAGTTGCTATGAAGCTGATAAGGATAATCTTATAGATAATTCACCTTTAACAGAAGTTTATCTAAACATATTAAAAGAAGGATTTGGATATGAATGA
- a CDS encoding secondary thiamine-phosphate synthase enzyme YjbQ has protein sequence MFAEIKVITAQRTEFVEITEPVKDIVEKSKVKDGVCFIYVPHTTAGVFINENADEDVATDIKNTLEKLIPWINGYKHIEGNAAAHIKSVLTGNNVAIPIKDGKLTLGRWQGIFFAEFDGGRTRKVYIKILEGV, from the coding sequence ATGTTTGCAGAGATTAAAGTTATAACAGCTCAAAGAACTGAGTTTGTTGAGATTACAGAGCCGGTAAAAGATATTGTAGAAAAAAGTAAGGTAAAAGATGGTGTTTGTTTTATATATGTGCCTCATACGACAGCCGGAGTTTTTATAAATGAAAATGCTGATGAAGATGTTGCTACTGATATAAAAAATACCCTTGAAAAATTGATTCCATGGATAAATGGATATAAACATATAGAAGGTAATGCTGCAGCACATATTAAATCGGTTTTAACCGGAAATAATGTAGCTATACCTATAAAAGATGGAAAATTAACCCTTGGAAGATGGCAGGGTATATTTTTTGCAGAGTTTGATGGTGGAAGAACAAGAAAAGTTTATATAAAAATCCTTGAAGGAGTTTAA
- a CDS encoding KaiC domain-containing protein yields the protein MDEFEKTEGYEKPKVIEEGIWVAGEALKKAPKLYGVPTGIEGLDNLFFSAEIKDGKVIKKSLGGIPAYSVTNITGVSDTGKSLMVEQYAVTQASRGEAVAFITVESPAPFVTVGLRERATAMGINFEEIENKIILIDAASHTSLRENIPNLLATLAFAIKNYKVKHTLIDSVTGLYESKEMMARTVVRQLFNFMKKWYQTALFVSQKRSGHEELTAEAAGGYAISHIVDCSMVLAKELILTPTQSKLYKKPIGEIVRLFRIDGCRMCGHDTRTRFMEITELGLVKIGEPLTGG from the coding sequence ATGGATGAGTTTGAAAAAACTGAAGGATATGAAAAACCAAAGGTTATAGAAGAAGGTATTTGGGTAGCAGGAGAGGCTTTAAAAAAAGCTCCAAAACTTTATGGAGTTCCTACTGGTATAGAAGGATTAGATAATCTTTTTTTCTCTGCTGAAATAAAGGATGGAAAAGTTATAAAAAAATCTCTCGGCGGAATTCCTGCCTATTCTGTAACTAATATAACCGGTGTATCTGACACCGGTAAATCCCTTATGGTTGAGCAATATGCAGTAACACAAGCTTCAAGAGGTGAAGCAGTAGCATTTATAACAGTAGAATCTCCGGCTCCATTTGTTACTGTTGGTTTAAGGGAAAGGGCTACAGCAATGGGAATAAATTTTGAAGAGATTGAAAATAAAATTATCTTAATAGATGCCGCTTCCCATACTTCTTTAAGGGAAAATATACCTAATTTACTTGCTACCCTTGCTTTTGCCATAAAAAATTATAAAGTAAAACATACACTAATAGATTCTGTAACAGGTTTATATGAATCAAAAGAGATGATGGCAAGAACAGTTGTAAGGCAGTTATTTAACTTTATGAAAAAATGGTATCAAACTGCTTTATTTGTTTCCCAGAAAAGAAGCGGACATGAAGAATTAACAGCAGAGGCAGCCGGTGGATATGCCATAAGCCATATAGTAGATTGTTCTATGGTATTGGCAAAAGAGCTAATATTAACACCTACCCAATCTAAACTTTACAAAAAGCCAATCGGAGAGATAGTTAGATTATTCAGAATAGATGGTTGCAGAATGTGCGGACATGATACAAGAACAAGATTTATGGAGATAACAGAACTTGGTCTTGTTAAGATAGGTGAACCTTTAACCGGTGGTTAA